The Lactuca sativa cultivar Salinas chromosome 2, Lsat_Salinas_v11, whole genome shotgun sequence genome includes the window GCATGAATTTGATTCGTTTCTAAACCCATGCGCGCTGACGTCGTCCTATGAGTAACCATACTGTCACACATCGCGCTTTTTCAGGCGACGTTTTAGCAACCTCATCATCACGATTTTCTCTCTCTAGGAAACGGTATATAAAGGGTCGAATGGGTTCTTTGTCATTTACCAGTCTCAATTCTCTCAACGTAAACAACTAGTaaacactgttcatcttcttcttcattcaTCAATGGCGACTTCTTCATCTGCACATGATCAGACCGCATCATCTTCTTTGATCACCATAAAACCTAACCAAAACATGATCATTGAAGTTACTCCGTTCTTATATGATCCATACATGTTACAGGTTGTGGAATGCTTAAAATATTCCCCCTGGTTTTAGCCCTAACCCAGGTGGAAGCCGTTCCAATGTCGCTCTTATCACAAGTTTATTCTTCGGCGACATATGACAAGAACAAGGATCGCATCTACTTCACCATCCACAACAAGAAATCTTCAATTTCAAAAGTGAAGTTTTGTTCACTCCTGGGCCTTGCAGTCGATTCCTCCATTATCTCACCAGATTTCATCACGACATCCCAACTGTTCTCCATGATGTACGAAATGGGGTACACGGATGTGGTTACAACGATAACAAAGGTGAGGAAATCCTGTTTACCATCCCAATGGAATAGTTTATTAACCCTGTTAATTAAGGGTTTGGCCGAAAGAAGTGGTGGTTCCGATACCACCAGCAAGGGGTTTCTTACTCTTCTTTATGGGCTCTACAATGGAATCAATCTCGACTACGGCTCCATCATCTGGTCTCAAGTGGTGCAGAGTCTAAATACTTCGACACGACATTCAGAAATCACTTGTGGCCGTTTTTGGACTCTGATTACCAAGAAGGCTATCGATTCATTAGATATTCCAATCATGAAGGATGCTCTTCTTGCTACAATCGCAACCTTCCATACgaagaaaattattatttcagaTCCAAGTAAGTTTCTTCACTATGGAATGATTCCTGAAACAATGTATAGATCTTTTTCAGAACAGAGCAATGTCCTGGCCGATTATAGAAAACTACCTCCTCTTGGACCGAGGGTTCTAACTCCAGAGCAGCAAGCTGCCCTAGACGCATTGGAGAAACCAATCAACCGAGGCAAGAAACCCACAAAGAAAGAGGAACCTGAGGAACCAAAGGTCAAGTCCTCTAAGCGAAAATCTGATGAAGGGGACTCTTCTAAACcgcaaaagaagaagataaagaagatggcTCGTAGGCCAAGACAACGCACTTCTCCAAGAACAGAACCTGATGCTGAAAAACCTGAGGAAGAGGAAGTACATCATGACTGGCCCCGAGAGCTCACTCCTCCACGCTCCCCAACTCTACCAGAATCTTGACAACAAACAACACTTCCAACTCCTCCTCCATCACCACAACAGAAAGTTGACCTCTCTTCTCCTGTTGATACTCCACCAGTTATCATTCCAACAACCGCTATGCCACCTTCATCACCAAGTACTTCTGTTCCTATCTCAACCATACCATTCTCAACTCCACTTGTAACCGAATCTACCACAACTACCATTCCTAAACCCACAGTAGaagtcaatgtatctgatacatGGGCTACTACTGTGACTGAACCTCCTATCATCAACTTACCACCTTCACCAACCCAATCCTCCGATTCTGCAGCCATTCTTGGGGGAGATGATCAGGATTTTGATTCTACCTATTATAGCCCTTATCGAATTCCATATGATGATACATCTGATGCTTCTGTTACAAGTCAGCAAATCCAAGAAATTCATGAAAAGCTGGATAAACTGCTTGCTGATAGCAAAGCTTATGGAGGAGTGGTTATTAAAGCTTTTTAAGAGACGGCTCTTCAACAGTACACGGATGCCATTGATAAATCTACAACAACTTTGGATGAGTCTGCTTCTACTTGTCAGAAGGCCACCAAGGAAGTTTCTgaggttgttcatacaactcagattTTCCTTGACTCTTTAAAATCTCATGCTGACACCAATGCAGCTAAATATCAAGCTTCGGTGGATTCCTTCTCCAAGTCTCTTCGtgaagaaattgaaaagtttcaagCTGTTCGTACTGAGCTTCAAATAGACACAACCTCTTTTTGCACTCTGTGGACTATCAGTTTGATGCTCTAACTGCAAATCTAGCAAATGAGAGTGCCCTAAAGGAGGATCTAGTCCAACAGCAGGCCACTATTGACATACAGAAGGTGCAGCTCGCCCAGGCAGAGAAGGAAATCTCTCTGTTAAAAACTCAAAGGGCGGTGTACAAAAGTTGTGCAGGAGATGTTAAGGATATGCTGACTAACTTGCTGGAAGCTCATGATCCTATCCTAACCTTGACAATTCGAAAACATCTTCAATCCAAACTCCTACCTGCCATTTCCATTCTTAGTGAGATGAAGGGTGTTTCGGAGGGGTTCAtacctccaaaacaagggggagagggtGGTGCACAACAGGTCAAAACAGAACTGAAGGTTAATTTAGCTTCGAGTTTCTGAGCAAAAGCTTAAACAGAAAGAGATTCATATTCCAACTGATAGTAATGAGGAAGAAGAGACTATTGCAGATGCTCTCAAGAGGAAGAAGAGAGACATAGAGTTGGATGAAACCATGAAAGTGGCCAGAGAGGCTGAAGAAAGAGAGAAGAAGAATAAGGAAGTCGAAGAGGCCTTGCAGTGCAAGAAGGCTCTTTTTCCGGAATGGGACAGAGATACACTTATTAATCAGGCGATTGAGTTTCCATCTGTCTATTGGTTGGAACCAATTGCTTCGTTTGACTGTGAAAATTCTAGAGACTCGCAGTTTGACATGCCCATAACCAGAAAAGCATTCACTTCCATTGCTTTGAGGCAACTGCTGAGGTTCCATATCCACATTATAAGGTTGACAGAGAGCTGATAGATTTTTATTTGAAGAATGGTCAACCGCAGTACTTGACTTGGAGCGCACAAAAAATTACTAAAGTCAAGGTACTGAAAACTTTATCTACAGGGAGATTTATCAATGTCAATTTCAAGATCAGTCGTGGTTCATAAAACACGTAGTCTTTTATCTCTctggcagatcttcccaaccttaatccacaCGATTGGATTCTACTATACAACATTCTGCTCTCTAATCCTAGGGAGTATGATCCGATTCTTGAACACATTAAGAGAATGTTGGCCTCCTATATTCATGAGCTAGCAAccatggatcaggagatagctaAGGTTATTAAACAGAAAGCCTACTGTGAAGCCGACATCTAAGCCTAGTGATGTGAAGAAAATGAAATTGGGGCAAATTGATTCAACAAATCTACCAGTTATGTTCACTAAAGGTGATAAACACAAGTTTCTGTTCGCTTTGGTCGATAAGCATCTGTTTTCAACAGATTGCTTGGAGCATATTATAAatatcattcatcgatgcaagcagaacttaGTGGTTGACAAGAAGAACTTCACagacatgcttcggtggtatattacattttgacatcatattctGGCCATTATACCGAAGGTGTTTAAAACCGTGAAGAAACCATCTGTTGTTAAGAGGGAATGAAGTTTCTGCTCCAAGGAcgtaaagggggagattgtagagtatATTTGTGTTGTGTCTTGGGCTAAGTGTTTTGtaatccggattgggcctgtccatccgtgtctATCTAGATTAGTTACGTAGTTATCTAGATTGATTGCTAGGGTTATAGTAtatatatgtatgcatgtatgtgtatatTGATAAGCTTTTCATTACGTTgatttttgtaaccctaaacgcctctacagattgaagttctttatcgagctcttctgaggtgttatttgcattaatcattcgacacattcaacGCAATACTTGTTTTCTTATTACGTTCTTATTTTATATCttgcttagaatcatacgatcctaatagaactttgttctaacaagTGGGCAAgacccaatatgtgtttatattttattgtatggtatatggtagtttgagggagctcactaagcttcgtgcttacagtttcagttttggtttcaggtacttagttttcaaaagaggagctcgggaagattgtagtgcacacaccatttgttcagcctgggatgtttatactctgatatatttgacagttgttatgatattttgagatacattgtttatgattcttatatgacgtttgatgaatatggttttattactaatttaaaacgaaattttcagattgtatttttaggatgttacataaatcaagttagaagttaaattataagagCATTGAACAATTAGAATatattatatgatacaaaacgacagAGTAtgatgagtttgggtacctaagcttatatatacccttaagggtatattcacttttcctatatatatatatatatatatatatatatatatatatatatatatatatatatacacacacacacacacacgcacacatttTATAGTTTTAGTCATGGGTGGTCATGGTTGTTGGATATGTTTTCTTGAAGTAAAAGTTGTAATGAATTTATATTTGAAAAGAAGACTTAATGTTGGTTTGCAAGTCTTTTGCTTGAAATTGATAATAACTCAGGTTAGGAAGGTTGTCGATCTATCAATAAAAACAAAGCAGAGACCTACTTAATACACCGATTTTAGATTATTTAGACGTATAGTTGCCACATATATCACACTTCAATTAAGTTGCTAAATGCAATATTGTAATAATCGATTTCACTTTCCAAGTAGTTCGTAAAGGGCCAAAATATTATCCAAAAGTTTTAGTGTGAAAGAAATTTATCGATTGTACCTTATCTTGTTGGATACTTGGACACACCTTTTAATTACTTTATTAGCACAATGCTTCCACATAGGGatgttaccccccccccccccccggtgagAACCCGACCCCGCGAACTCTCATTTCTGTACGAGGGGTATTTTTACAATGTTTTTGGTTCGAGGGTGGGGAGTTCCGTCCCAAATACCTTGTGAGGGCCTCAAAATAAttatcatatatttaattattttatttataaaaaatactaAACTTAGATTTCCCATTGTGTAATATGTGTTGTGTCTTTAAATAGTTAATATAATATGTAAGGCTAATACAAAAAAACgggataaaaataaaataaataaggtTAATTGAGAGAATTCGAGCCAAACGGGGGAAACAGGGAAGTGAGGGAAATAGAGAAATGGGGACAGGATCGGTGGCGGTCTTGGAATTCAGGGGTGGATCGGGGTCAGGGGATACATGCGAATTTAGGGATGGGGGAGGCTATTTCTCTCCCGTTTGATTCTGTTGACATCCCTACTTCCACAACGATGACTCGTCCCAAGTGTACCTCTTTGCCTCCTTTTCGATTTTATCTTTTGCACTCGAGTGAGATTAGCAGGAAATTATTAAGCAACCAAATAGTTTACTATGTCAACAAACCAATGAGGTGTTTGACCCACGAAAATTGAAAACCTAAGGTTAGGAAAAACCCCTAAAATCCCATTATATTTGAAATCTAAGGTTAATATTTTTTAGAAATAAAATACACAACATATGGATGGAATTGAAAACCTAAGGTTAGGAAAAACCCATTATAATTGAAAACCTAAGGTTAACATTCCATAAATTACTTGATATGTTGATGTTTAATTGAGTTTTCTTCTATAATTCCATCCATATATCAACTCtaaaaaatcaactaacttgtagTTGTGAGATTTAAGCTACTGATGGACATTTTaagaattttttattttaacCCTATAGATTTCAAATACAATGGGATTTTAGGGGGTTTTCCTAACCTTAGGTTTTCAGTTTTAGGATTTAGTACTAACCATAATATTAGTACTAAATCCTAAAATTGAAAACCTAAGGTTAGGAAAAACCCCTAAAATCCCATTATATTTCAAATCTGTAGGGTTAAAATAAAAAATCCTTAAAATGTCTATCAGTAGCTTAAATCTCATAActacaagttagttgatttttgaGAGTTGATATATGGATGGAATTATAGAAGAAAACTCAACTAAACACCAACATATCAAGTAATTTATTGATTTGAAATCATTACACAAACCCTAGACATAAATGAGAAGAAATGGAGAAGGGAAGCTACTTTTAAGCTAGGATTTGAAGTGAGTTGACCATGGCTTCAATAAGTTAatgttagatcattaaaatcaacATGAAAATGGAGGAAAGTTGCTCATGGAGAAGCTTTTAGGGTTTAAAATCATGAATGAGAGGGAAAGGGGGTTGGAAGAATGATGTAGAGGTTCTTTAAGTTCCATAATTCAACATTTAACCCACATAGTTTTTAATTTATCACTtcattatttacttattttaaatattttaaatatatattttcactAAAAATAACCAAAACTTATATCCCATTTTGAAAATGTGACATTCTTAATATGAAACTCATGGTGAAAAAGTTACAATCATAAATCATGTTCTTGGTTTGCACCATCCATCTCCACGACTCACCTTATTTGGTTCTAGTTGACTCATCTCCAAGAATTTATTAGTTAAAAATGTTTCTACATCAGTGAAACACGAACCACTTATAAAATAGGATGGTCAACGTTTGTTGCTAAATTTTGCTGACCAAAGTTTGTTGTTGAGTTTGGTTTAGGCTATTTGGTTCATCTACACAATTGCTTACCCAAAGTTCGTTGCTAAAATTGGATACATCGTTGATACAATATATAATGGTGGTGTTTCATTCATATACATTTGGGCCTCATAAATTCTTCGATCGATTTCGTTTTGGAGGATTTGGATTTTAATGTTGTTGGTGTTTGTATGTTTTGCTAAGGGATGATCTTATTTTGTATTGGAAATCATCATCGATCTTAAAAGAAAAGACTGTATTATTTTACAAAAAAGTAATAGACCTTTAGATGaaagaagaaaataaattttataaaatgggGCTTATGAGGATAGCTTAGGAAATAAATACAAttaatgttaattaaaatgaaaaatgttgtggtTGGGAGATAAGTGGGCTCTAAAGATCATTACTTTGGTGAATAACTCATTTTTTTAGGACCGGCAAATAGATAGAGGATAACCCGACCCGATGAATCAGGAATGCCTAGCAGGCCACCAAGAAGGGCACCACTCACCACCAAAGGGAACGAAGAATCGAACCCACGCCAATCCAGGGAAAATCCCCCAAATGTGCTCAGCCAAGAATCGAACTCTTGGCCTCACCCACTGAAGTCTATAACCCAGGATGCATCACAACCCAGCTAGGCTGGTGATTACTTGCAGTGAATAACTCATTGTTGTTTAAATTTTGTAATATTTAAGGGTCTATGATTGTTTATAAAAGAAGATGGACCACGGCTATTTGCAAAATTAAACTTTCAAAGTTAAAACTTGGTTTAGTAATGTCTTGGAAGGGAAACATATTCTTTTTATAAGATTAAAAACTGACCATACCATAAACGGATTAGTTTAATATATATTTGCAGGGAAAAGGTAAAtcagtaaaaaaaataataataaaaaaaaattaaactcatTTCTTATAGCGttggcatttcatcgaacatatGGTCTCCCCCAGTTCCCCGTCACATTGGATTCAACCTTGATATTCAACTAAATACTTATAAATCCTTTTATCCCTCTTTACATTTTCGTAGAACAAGATGCAGGGCTTTGCAAAATGTAGACTTGTACATATAGCTCGAGCTTCAATACTCACATCGATTGCAGAGAGTTCAGTGCTTTCAGAGGTAGCTTCTCTGGTTCCGATTTTAAGTTTGAATCACCTTTTACTATTGGATCATTCCTTTTAAAATTAATAGTATGTAACGATTACTTATTTTATGAAGTTTAATTTGATTGAAGTGATTCCTTGTGTTTATAATGTTTTCGACAGAACAAAGATGACCATTTCACCATTACACAGGTATGTATATTGACGTCTTTGGCTGTATATATATCTGATTCTTTAAaagacttgtttttttttttaaactttaatATTCAAAACTTACACTTTTGATTTCTAGTGATGAATTTAATCAACCGAATTACCAGTGATGAAGTATATGTAAACCTCATTCTGCAGCAACCCATGAAGAAAATACACGATTAATATCGATTTAATTACCAAACGTATTGCAGAGTAGATTCCTCTCCCACTAGACTGAAGTTTAGAAGTGTTGATTATTTTAGCAGATAAAGCCAGAGTATGTGTGTGGTTTGGCTTGCTCATGACAATGCTATTTTTGTTTATGTTGAATAATGGTACAGAAAAATCTAACCATCTAATCACGGTTACATATGGTTACTATTTTTTTCTTCCTGAAATAATGACTTGCACTTTGTAATCATGCTATATATGTTTGCATGTTATACaattaatcaaaacaaaattatCACAAATCCATCATTAAATTTACAATAATCAGTCACAAGTCACGACTAATATTAATGTACTTAAAGAAAATCCAAGGCCCTAAATGAAACGACGCCTATCGTCGCACACCCTGTACATGCCGAAGGACGGCCTTGTTTATGTACACCCTTGAATGATTTAAACTGACAAAATCTGCTTCACACGGTGCTCTCCATTTAACCTTGTCTTTATTTAACCCTTTGCAAACAGTGAAACACATTTCTCGAATAGATGACATTTTGGTTAACCATATAGGCAGTTCTTTTATTCCAAAGCTATCTACGCATAACCGAGTCAGCGACGTGAGGTGTTGTATTTCTTCTGGCATCAACTCCAAGTGATCACAACCCTACAGTTCCAATGAGTGAAACTGGTTCCTTAACTTTTCAATGCATTGGAGACTTGGGAAAGAATCGAGCTCCTTGGAGAACGGACCAAGTATCAACTCATTCAAGAAGGCATAACAATTAAACATTTTGCAAGGCAATGTCTGCAGTTCGTAGCAATGTTTAATTTGCAAAGTCTTCAAAGAATGACACTGGTTGGGCAAATTGGTTATTTCTGTAAGACTTTGGCAATAGGAAATTTCTAATGATACGAGAGATGTGAGGCCTTGTATGCTCTTAATGTACTCCAGACCTGTGCAGTCACATATCCTTAAGGACACAAGAGGATGGGGATGGCATTCATCTAAAAGAATAATCTTTGGGCAACTCTCGATTTCCAAACTCTCGAGGATAGGCGATATCATTTTTGAACTGTTGGTTTCTCCGTCTATCCACTTTTCTAGTCTTTCCATACGTATTTGTTTGAGTGATCTCAACAATGGAGACAGAGGCTTCATTGATCCAGTAACATCGGAACTCTTTAAAAATGTCAAGTTGTCCATTTCCATTAACAGCAGCTCCCGAAGATGTGGTAGGTGCTCAAGTGTCGGAAGAGAGAGGCAGCTGCTACATCCATATAATGTGATTGACACGAGCTTGTCAAGGGGAGTCCATTTCCCGTCAATATTGATTGCCATCTTTGTTACCCAATTTGGAAAATGATCACTAGAAAATTTGTAAATTTTCAACATTTTCACATCTCTAGGGGGTTGCAAGCCTTCCAATACTTCCTTGTCGTTTCTATTGGCACCTCCATTGCTACTCCAATTGAATTCAATATCGTATAATTTTCTTTTTCCAGATAATTCTGCCTTAACAGAATCCTCTTTGCTTCCCACATTTTCTAGATCGAAAATACGAAGCTTTCCGCTAAGGTTATTCAAATAGCGCAGCACTTCAATACCATGTCCCTTCCTTTTAAGCACTATGAAGGTTGGCAATTTTCGAAGAGAAATCAGTTGTCCCAAGATATTGGCTGGAATGTCTACGTCACACACGAAATATCTCAGGCTTATCAAATTTCTCATGGCTTCTGGAAACTGCTTAAAGACAAAAGAGCGCAACCTCAGAGTTTGCAAGTGGTATAATTTACCAATAGATTCAGGAAGAACATGGATCATCGTCTTTGACAAATCAAGATACCTAAGATGCACCAACCCTCCGATTGAATCGTCTAACTTCCATATAGTATTCCCTTGGAGTTTTAGGATTCGAATGCACTTGAGTCGTTGAAATGAAAATTCCATCATATTTAATTCTTTGACAAACAATGTATGCAAAGTTCTAGCCAACATATCCCATTCAATGAACATAGAAACCTTGGCTTCAAATTCAATGACCTCGTTGTGTTTGTTGTAAACAGCAAGATGCTTGAGCTGCTTAACCTTATCGACACGAGAAATATCATCATTCACTGCACACCCGACACATAAGCCTTCTTGTTTGTAAAAAAGAGATAATGAAAGATCATGTAACAGATCATGCATGCTACAATGAGTGATGTGACCATCCTCATCCCTTATAACATCTTGGAACAATGAATTGCTAACCAGAATTTGAAAAATATCATTTCCAACGTCCTCCATCTCATTGCTTCATGTATCATCTGCTTGAACCAACCCTAAAGCCATCCAAAGTTGGATCAGTTCTTCCCTTTCCATGAGTGTATCTTTCTCAAAGATGGAACAGTATGCAAAACATTGCTTGGAGATAGATAGTCTAGGCAGATTATCTATGCTCAGTTCCAAATTCTTTTGAACTCTCTCCCTTTCATCTTCTAGATCCCAAATGTCACTATTTTTGAAGGCCAACCACTTCTCTGGGTCACTGTAATTCTGCAATACGCCTCTTATTACCTTTACGAGCAAAGGCAAACCACGACATTTTTTCACAATATCACGTCCTATCTCCTCCAATTCAGGTTGTGGTGAATGTCCCGCTAGAAAAGACCTCTCTTTAAAGATGTACCAACAATGATCATCAGAAAGACTATTCAAAAGACACGAATCGATTTTCATAGCCTTAGTTCCAATGTCAAGTTTTCGGGTTGTGACAAGAACGCCACTTCCAATTTCTGACTTTATCATC containing:
- the LOC111875913 gene encoding putative disease resistance protein RGA3 produces the protein MEDVGNDIFQILVSNSLFQDVIRDEDGHITHCSMHDLLHDLSLSLFYKQEGLCVGCAVNDDISRVDKVKQLKHLAVYNKHNEVIEFEAKVSMFIEWDMLARTLHTLFVKELNMMEFSFQRLKCIRILKLQGNTIWKLDDSIGGLVHLRYLDLSKTMIHVLPESIGKLYHLQTLRLRSFVFKQFPEAMRNLISLRYFVCDVDIPANILGQLISLRKLPTFIVLKRKGHGIEVLRYLNNLSGKLRIFDLENVGSKEDSVKAELSGKRKLYDIEFNWSSNGGANRNDKEVLEGLQPPRDVKMLKIYKFSSDHFPNWVTKMAINIDGKWTPLDKLVSITLYGCSSCLSLPTLEHLPHLRELLLMEMDNLTFLKSSDVTGSMKPLSPLLRSLKQIRMERLEKWIDGETNSSKMISPILESLEIESCPKIILLDECHPHPLVSLRICDCTGLEYIKSIQGLTSLVSLEISYCQSLTEITNLPNQCHSLKTLQIKHCYELQTLPCKMFNCYAFLNELILGPFSKELDSFPSLQCIEKLRNQFHSLEL
- the LOC111875914 gene encoding putative disease resistance protein RGA3, with translation MGGMEKTTLAKSVYNNPKIQQHFDVKVWVCVSVKVDIKTLLAKIYEILAGQAPKSAEMGNLISSLEEKLGSKRYLLVLDDVWDEERSHWEEFKSHMMMIKSEIGSGVLVTTRKLDIGTKAMKIDSCLLNSLSDDHCWYIFKERSFLAGHSPQPELEEIGRDIVKKCRGLPLLVKVIRGVLQNYSDPEKWLAFKNSDIWDLEDERERVQKNLELSIDNLPRLSISKQCFAYCSIFEKDTLMEREELIQLWMALGLVQADDT